The DNA sequence TCATTTAAAGGGGCGGTTCAGCTAAAAATGCCGTTCACGATAGAGAAGTTATTTAAATGCGAGATGCATTCAATTTGACTTTATGATGTGCCATGGTAACTGAAATGATTTTATGATGAAAGGACATAAATATTAGATTGTTTGTCAATGTTGAAAATGATTAGCAAGCCATAAATATTTTCTTGCTGGCTCCCTTGGGTGCTTTATTACACATAAAAGTGAGATATAATGTACTGCCATTGCTATAACCATCAAGCAGAATACTTGATAAATTATCTCATTTTGTGTTGTGCAAAAGAAAGAAATCCATATGGGCTTGAATGACATTTGGGTGAGTAAATGAAgacaggattttcatttttgggtgaactacttATGTAAATACACAACCACCTGCCCTTTTCAAAATTGAGTTGGCCTCCAAAACAAGCAGTGCTGGCTTATTTGGTTATAACAAAACTATCACAGTGAAAAAAgtgctaaataaatattactgtgTAGGACTAAAATAAAATGGGTAAATATGTCAGGACTGATTACCTGAAAGCTGAGCACCAAAACTAGACCGAAGAATGTGCTTTCCAGTAGGCCACTATAATGGGACCATTTATATATTGCAGTGCATTTTACATTCTTTTTTATGGTTAGGGCAATGGAAAACATATACATtgagttaaaacaacatttaataGAAAgcgttttattttaaacatttcagTTAGAATATAAGTTCCAGTTTTGTGCTTATTatcaaacaaatgaaaaaattgtgATAAAAAACTAACTAGCATGCTATTAATTCTGCTAGCTTGTGGTTACTTTTGGGTACGCTATTTATAATATgacatgtatttattattattttattttatttattttattttattattcagATTATACCAGGTTCTTTCTCTAATAATCATTTccatgctgaaaaaaacaataaaaccattacagaaaaattcccaataaatccaatagaatttctgtgatggtgtctattgtttttttgcaGAGTTTAAAGGttttagttcacccaaaaataaaattatgtcattatttactcacttttatgttgttataaacacaaaggacgatattttgagaaatgtttgcaaccaaaccattcgtggacccattcacttccataatattcttttttcctagtatggaagtcaatgggatcCACAAAcggcttggttacaaacatttttcaaaatatcttcctttgtgttcatcaaaacaaataaatttatatgAGTTTATAACAActtaagagtgagtaaattatgacagagttttcatttttggctgaactatccctttaatatgatATGTCTACATGACGTGTTACTGTAGCTCAATGCAAGCGCATTGCGTTAGCAACCCTAAGGTAACAGGTTCGATCCCATTGAAAACACATGAAATTGTATAGACTATATGCacggataaaagcgtctgccaaattcAGAAATACAATGTAACGGATCTCTAATATTGCCTTTGAGAACCGCGACCTCTCGTGGTTGCTATCGGTAACGTCATAACGCGCTATCGTTTTGACGCATGGTGATGACGCAGTTTTGTGTGCGCCGCTGTTTATGCGAGGAATTCCGTAAAATTCGTGACACAGTCAGTTTGTACTCTATCATTTGAATTTGAATATGCATTAAATTAAACAGATGGATGTTTTATAAGCGACCATTCTGCTTTCAACATTGAATTTGGGGTATGACAGCGACAACAATACTACTGTAAACCGCTAGTTAGACTGCCAATTTATGTGCCTTAACGTAACTGTATTTTACAGGCTACCTATAATGAAGATAAATGAAGATACGTTATTAGAGGGGCAGAAGGTTGTGCTGGTACCTTACAATGCAGATCACGTCCCCAGGTATTATATAGCGGTCCAGCATATCATTTTGTGGGATGATGTTAGTAGTTCCTTTACAATCAAATTGATTCCTATTTTTTTAGATATCACCAATGGATGTCCTCTCCTGATCTACAGAAGCTGACTGCATCAGAGCCCTTGACATTGGAGCAGGAATATGACATGCAAAGGAGCTGGAGAGAAGATGACGACAGTGAGCGTCCACCCTTACACATGCACATATATCATGTTAGTGTCTATTGGCATTGATGCACATGGTCCATCTTTAGCTTGATCTGTTTCTGTGTTCATTCAATCTTCATTGCTGTCCCACAGAGTGCACTTTCATCATTTTGGACAAGCAGAAATGGGCTAACCCGAGTATTCCAGAGGAGGAATGCATGGTGGGCGATGTTAACATTTTTTTGACAGACCCCAGTGACCCATCTTTGGCTGAACTGGAGATCATGATCGCAGGTAATAGGTGTTTAGTGCTTTTAATAAATTCTGCCTTACTACTGGGATCTGACAGTAACATTCAGTCATCATTTTTCTTTAGTGCCATGGTATAGAGGAAAAGGACTTGGCAAAGAAGTAACTCGGATGATGATGTGCTATGGTATGAAAAGTTGAATTATGAGGATCCAGAACTACAGTGACTACTCTTATTTACCTgtacattattttgtttttacctAAACAGGCATCAGCAAACTAGGAATTCAAAAATTTGAAGTCAAGATTGGTTTGGATAACAAAATCAGCATTGCCATGTTCAAGAAATTTCACTTTCGggaggtgagaaagaacaactTAACTTTAATAAGACTTTAATTACTTACAAAGTGAATTTCCGACCCTACAATTAGTTTAttattaacacatttttctgaTGTGTCTGTCTCTACAGCTCTCTGTCAGCGAAGTCTTTCGAGAGATTACTCTTGGGGTCACTGTGAATGAGGCTTTACACAAGACTGTGTTTGGAAACATGGACTTCATGGTGCAGAGGGAATACGGGAAGGCACGAGACAGTAGACAAGTCGGAATCCCACCATTTCCTCTGTGAATAGCCTTAATAAAATGCAGTTAAGGAAGGGTTTGGTTTCACAGAAGATGCTTACATTATAGTATGTTTTATAAAGCCGTATGGCGCATCTCAATATTAAGTATTCATTAGTTACTGTGTCACAAAAAGCAGATGTACTTCTAgtatttgacattttttaagtgtaaCATTTGTGTAATAAGTATGTATGAATCAAAACAACTTAACATCGTACTGTATCACTGTCgtattgtgtaatttttaaccTGTTAAGAcgtggaaataaaaaaaaactggatTGTAAACTCCAGTTTAACGCCTTTAATCTGCATGAGCATGTTGTGATTGCATAATCGAGATTGAAAGGTGAATATAAATTATAGTTAGCCTATATTTTTATTGCTTATGTTTTACTTAAtttttgtgtatgtatatgaaaacataataattaattattttaaaaaattcctGTATGTCAGTAAATTTAGTAGTAAATGATAATAACATC is a window from the Misgurnus anguillicaudatus chromosome 4, ASM2758022v2, whole genome shotgun sequence genome containing:
- the nat9 gene encoding alpha/beta-tubulin-N-acetyltransferase 9, translated to MKINEDTLLEGQKVVLVPYNADHVPRYHQWMSSPDLQKLTASEPLTLEQEYDMQRSWREDDDKCTFIILDKQKWANPSIPEEECMVGDVNIFLTDPSDPSLAELEIMIAVPWYRGKGLGKEVTRMMMCYGISKLGIQKFEVKIGLDNKISIAMFKKFHFRELSVSEVFREITLGVTVNEALHKTVFGNMDFMVQREYGKARDSRQVGIPPFPL